A window of the Streptomyces albireticuli genome harbors these coding sequences:
- a CDS encoding DUF5926 family protein: MAKKRRPQTKAATPGAVDGPIPVVGAREPCPCGSGRRYKACHGREASHAVAELVQRPFEGLPGEADWVALRELVPAATVELTLKDGLPEGVPSVTLATVLPMAWPALRRDNGAVLLGLQNDTASGDLSRDLADTLRRALTAEPGTPVAAGRAGTDGPRLQDLLDLSAPFEPAVHTGFEFWVEDAENATGEVAASLDRANAAAIPTVRLSGVDAAYWCETPDKNHLRWVMPHPEEKLLDALARLHAAGTSSLGEGTRLVGSFRAHGLTVPVWDLPREMRAEDVEKPAAALAERLAAALADGTPLTAEERRARGGLTSRQVTLN; the protein is encoded by the coding sequence ATGGCCAAGAAGCGCCGCCCCCAGACCAAGGCCGCCACGCCCGGGGCCGTCGACGGTCCGATCCCCGTCGTCGGGGCCCGTGAACCCTGCCCCTGCGGCTCGGGGCGCCGCTACAAGGCCTGCCACGGCCGCGAGGCCTCGCACGCCGTCGCCGAGCTCGTGCAGCGCCCGTTCGAGGGCCTGCCCGGCGAGGCCGACTGGGTCGCGCTGCGCGAGCTGGTGCCCGCCGCGACCGTCGAGCTCACCCTCAAGGACGGGCTGCCCGAGGGCGTGCCCTCGGTGACCCTCGCCACCGTGCTGCCCATGGCCTGGCCCGCGCTCCGCCGCGACAACGGCGCCGTGCTCCTCGGCCTCCAGAACGACACCGCGTCCGGCGACCTCAGCCGCGACCTCGCCGACACCCTCCGGCGCGCCCTCACGGCCGAGCCGGGCACCCCGGTCGCGGCCGGGCGCGCCGGCACCGACGGCCCGCGCCTCCAGGACCTGCTGGACCTGTCGGCGCCCTTCGAGCCGGCCGTCCACACCGGCTTCGAGTTCTGGGTCGAGGACGCCGAGAACGCCACCGGCGAGGTCGCCGCCTCACTGGATCGAGCCAACGCCGCCGCGATCCCGACCGTCCGGCTGTCCGGCGTCGACGCCGCGTACTGGTGCGAGACCCCGGACAAGAACCACCTGCGCTGGGTGATGCCCCACCCCGAGGAGAAGCTCCTCGACGCCCTCGCCCGCCTGCACGCCGCCGGGACGTCCTCGCTCGGCGAGGGCACCCGCCTGGTGGGTTCCTTCCGCGCGCACGGCCTGACCGTGCCGGTCTGGGACCTGCCGCGCGAGATGCGCGCGGAGGACGTGGAGAAGCCGGCCGCCGCCCTCGCGGAGCGGCTGGCCGCGGCGCTCGCCGACGGGACGCCGCTGACCGCCGAGGAGCGGCGGGCGCGCGGCGGCCTCACCAGCCGTCAGGTCACCCTGAACTGA
- a CDS encoding bifunctional DNA primase/polymerase produces MREILGRRRKLSLRRGGRSAVLTAALAYATEWQWPVLPGAGLRPDGGRGTVCACPHPDCAAPGAHPFDPGLLAATTDARMVRWWWTNRPDAPVVLATGGRGPCAVSLPAVAAARALASLDRAGVRVGPVVATPDRWALLVAPYSLEVLGELLHRQDWVPGSLRFHGEGGYVALPPSPTGAGRVRWERAPQAGGPVRAPQTARARRADRAPLTERAGGAGEGRGPWLPDIATVVDVLVEESAGTGTQGGGSRLAY; encoded by the coding sequence ATGCGCGAGATCCTCGGAAGGCGACGCAAGCTCTCGCTCAGGCGAGGCGGCCGGTCCGCGGTCCTCACCGCGGCCCTGGCCTACGCCACGGAATGGCAGTGGCCCGTACTCCCGGGTGCGGGCCTGCGGCCCGACGGCGGCCGCGGGACGGTGTGCGCCTGCCCGCACCCCGACTGCGCGGCCCCCGGCGCCCACCCCTTCGACCCCGGGCTCCTGGCGGCCACCACGGACGCCCGGATGGTCCGCTGGTGGTGGACCAACCGCCCGGACGCCCCCGTCGTGCTCGCGACGGGTGGGCGCGGGCCCTGCGCGGTGAGCCTGCCGGCGGTGGCCGCGGCCCGCGCCCTGGCCTCCCTCGACCGCGCGGGCGTACGGGTCGGCCCGGTGGTCGCCACCCCCGACCGCTGGGCCCTGCTGGTGGCCCCGTACTCCCTGGAGGTCCTCGGCGAGCTGCTCCACCGGCAGGACTGGGTGCCCGGTTCGCTGCGCTTCCACGGCGAGGGCGGCTATGTGGCGCTCCCGCCGTCGCCCACGGGCGCGGGCCGGGTGCGCTGGGAGCGGGCGCCGCAGGCGGGCGGCCCGGTCCGGGCGCCGCAGACGGCGCGGGCCCGGCGCGCGGACCGGGCGCCGCTCACCGAGCGGGCGGGCGGCGCGGGCGAGGGGAGGGGGCCGTGGCTGCCGGACATCGCCACCGTCGTCGACGTCCTCGTGGAGGAGAGCGCGGGCACGGGGACGCAGGGCGGCGGCAGCCGGCTCGCCTACTGA
- a CDS encoding PP2C family protein-serine/threonine phosphatase encodes MTTPHLPKVAGINPPLPAPSHTPSSSGAASPTDPEDSAGSAEPTGHTGPAGPSGPPGTAGPTDPMGQDGSDDSGFSAAVPSPAPNALVQDRLAGWISDLTTLQELTERLTRTGTLDAALHEVLRAGAALVGARRGLVTLHPARGPGHEHPITVGLGLGRADLGHIETIPTGPPGPPGPHSLLFGDLPPLGSRGGVAHPDIAADETLDPRHREVAARLGYGAGYAVPLESDPRTGTAGRLGAAVWLYDEPAEPTDRQRHLLGLYRDHATEHLARLLELAEARETVATLREELLPSRLPRIPGVRLAVRHRTGPRGGGDWYDALPLPEGALGLAVGAVTGSGPSAVAAMGRLRASLRAYAVMEGEDPVAVLSDLELLLRLTEPARSATALFAYCEPAERRVVLAGAGHCPPLIVGEHRAEFVETSLSAPLGMLACWEAPSVEVEAAPGETLIFYSDGLLHRTGDAMDRGFARLHAAAASVPRAALRDPDAVVEHILRAVLPDGGDGPEETGTGGEDVILLAARFD; translated from the coding sequence ATGACCACGCCCCATCTGCCGAAAGTGGCCGGAATCAACCCTCCGCTCCCCGCGCCCTCCCACACTCCGTCCTCCTCCGGCGCCGCCTCCCCCACGGATCCCGAGGACTCCGCCGGGTCCGCGGAACCCACCGGGCACACCGGCCCGGCCGGCCCCTCGGGCCCTCCCGGCACCGCCGGCCCCACGGACCCCATGGGCCAGGACGGATCCGATGACTCCGGTTTCTCCGCGGCCGTTCCGTCCCCCGCGCCCAACGCCCTCGTCCAGGACCGGCTGGCGGGCTGGATCTCGGACCTCACCACCCTCCAGGAGCTGACCGAGCGGCTCACGCGCACCGGCACCCTGGACGCCGCGCTGCACGAGGTGCTGCGCGCCGGTGCCGCCCTCGTCGGCGCCCGCCGCGGCCTGGTCACCCTGCACCCCGCCCGGGGCCCCGGCCACGAGCACCCGATCACCGTCGGGCTGGGGCTCGGCCGCGCCGACCTCGGCCACATCGAGACGATCCCGACCGGCCCGCCCGGCCCTCCCGGCCCGCACAGCCTGCTCTTCGGCGACCTCCCCCCGCTCGGCTCACGGGGCGGCGTCGCCCACCCCGACATCGCCGCCGACGAGACGCTGGACCCGCGCCACCGCGAGGTCGCGGCCCGGCTCGGTTACGGCGCCGGCTACGCCGTACCGCTGGAGTCCGACCCGCGGACCGGAACCGCCGGCCGGCTGGGCGCGGCCGTCTGGCTCTACGACGAGCCCGCCGAGCCCACCGACCGGCAGCGCCACCTGCTCGGCCTCTACCGCGACCACGCCACCGAGCACCTCGCCCGCCTGCTGGAGCTCGCCGAGGCCCGGGAGACCGTGGCCACCCTCCGCGAGGAGCTGCTGCCCAGCCGGCTGCCCCGGATCCCCGGGGTCCGGCTGGCGGTGCGCCACCGCACCGGGCCGCGCGGCGGCGGCGACTGGTACGACGCGCTCCCGCTGCCCGAGGGCGCGCTCGGCCTGGCCGTGGGCGCGGTGACGGGCTCCGGGCCCAGCGCGGTCGCCGCGATGGGCCGGCTGCGGGCCTCCCTGCGCGCGTACGCCGTCATGGAGGGCGAGGACCCGGTGGCGGTCCTGTCCGACCTGGAGCTCCTGCTGCGGCTCACCGAGCCCGCCCGCTCGGCCACCGCCCTCTTCGCGTACTGCGAGCCCGCCGAGCGCCGGGTGGTCCTGGCGGGCGCCGGGCACTGCCCGCCGCTGATCGTCGGCGAGCACCGCGCCGAGTTCGTGGAGACGTCGCTGTCCGCGCCGCTGGGCATGCTCGCCTGCTGGGAGGCGCCCAGCGTGGAGGTCGAGGCGGCACCCGGCGAGACGCTGATCTTCTACAGCGACGGGCTGCTGCACCGCACCGGCGACGCCATGGACCGCGGCTTCGCCCGGCTGCACGCGGCGGCGGCGAGCGTCCCCAGGGCCGCGCTGCGCGACCCGGACGCCGTCGTGGAGCACATCCTGCGGGCCGTGCTGCCGGACGGCGGGGACGGCCCCGAGGAGACGGGCACCGGCGGCGAGGACGTCATCCTGCTCGCCGCCCGGTTCGACTAG
- a CDS encoding aminopeptidase P family protein, which yields MTEQPAPENPEGDEPIKQRKNGLYPAVSDELAASMKSGWADTELRDLRPVAQAAETARRRADLSARFPGERLVIPAGNLKTRSNDTEYSFRASTEYVYLTGDQTQDGVLVLEPAGAEGHEATLYLLPRSNRENGEFWLDGMGELWVGRRHSLSEAERLYGVPCADVRELADALREATGPVRAVRGHDAGIEAALTDKVTAERDEELRVFVSEQRLVKDAFEIAELQKAVDSTVRGFEDVVKVLDKAEATSERYIEGTFFLRARVEGNDIGYGSICAAGPHATTLHWVRNDGPVRSGELLLLDAGVETHTLYTADVTRTLPINGTYTELQRKIYDAVYEAQEAGIAAVKPGAKYRDFHDAAQRVLAEKLVEWGLVEGPVERVLELGLQRRWTLHGTGHMLGLDVHDCAVARTETYVDGVLEPGMVLTVEPGLYFQADDTTVPEEYRGIGVRIEDDILVTEDGNRNLSAGLPRTSADVEAWMAGLKG from the coding sequence GTGACCGAGCAGCCCGCGCCCGAGAACCCCGAAGGTGACGAGCCGATCAAGCAGCGGAAGAACGGCCTCTACCCGGCCGTCTCCGACGAGCTTGCCGCCAGTATGAAGTCGGGTTGGGCCGACACCGAGCTGCGTGACCTGCGGCCCGTCGCCCAGGCCGCCGAGACCGCCCGCCGCCGCGCCGACCTCTCCGCCCGCTTCCCCGGCGAGCGCCTGGTGATCCCCGCGGGCAATCTGAAGACCCGCTCCAACGACACGGAGTACAGCTTCCGCGCGTCCACGGAGTACGTCTACCTCACCGGCGACCAGACCCAGGACGGCGTGCTCGTCCTGGAGCCGGCCGGTGCCGAGGGCCACGAGGCCACGCTGTACCTGCTGCCGCGCTCGAACCGCGAGAACGGCGAGTTCTGGCTCGACGGCATGGGCGAGCTGTGGGTCGGCCGCCGGCACAGCCTCAGCGAGGCCGAGCGGCTCTACGGCGTGCCCTGCGCGGACGTCCGCGAGCTCGCCGACGCCCTGCGCGAGGCCACCGGCCCCGTCCGCGCCGTGCGCGGCCACGACGCGGGCATCGAGGCCGCGCTGACCGACAAGGTCACCGCCGAGCGCGACGAGGAGCTGCGGGTCTTCGTCAGCGAGCAGCGGCTGGTGAAGGACGCCTTCGAGATCGCCGAGCTCCAGAAGGCCGTCGACTCCACTGTCCGCGGCTTCGAGGACGTCGTGAAGGTCCTCGACAAGGCCGAGGCCACCTCGGAGCGCTACATCGAGGGCACCTTCTTCCTGCGCGCCCGCGTCGAGGGCAACGACATCGGCTACGGCTCCATCTGCGCCGCCGGCCCGCACGCCACCACCCTGCACTGGGTGCGCAACGACGGCCCGGTCCGCTCCGGCGAGCTGCTGCTGCTGGACGCGGGCGTGGAGACCCACACCCTCTACACCGCGGACGTCACCCGCACGCTGCCGATCAACGGCACGTACACCGAGCTCCAGCGCAAGATCTACGACGCGGTGTACGAGGCCCAGGAGGCCGGCATCGCGGCGGTGAAGCCGGGCGCCAAGTACCGCGACTTCCACGACGCCGCCCAGCGCGTCCTCGCCGAGAAGCTCGTCGAGTGGGGTCTGGTCGAGGGCCCGGTCGAGCGCGTCCTGGAGCTCGGCCTCCAGCGCCGCTGGACCCTGCACGGCACCGGCCACATGCTCGGCCTGGACGTCCACGACTGCGCCGTGGCCCGTACGGAGACGTACGTGGACGGCGTCCTGGAGCCGGGCATGGTGCTGACCGTCGAGCCCGGGCTGTACTTCCAGGCCGACGACACCACCGTGCCGGAGGAGTACCGCGGCATCGGCGTCCGGATCGAGGACGACATCCTCGTCACCGAGGACGGCAACCGGAACCTCTCCGCCGGGCTGCCGCGCACGTCCGCGGACGTCGAGGCGTGGATGGCCGGCCTCAAGGGCTGA
- a CDS encoding SDR family oxidoreductase — translation MPTPARTLKDKVVVIGGASRNLGSLIAREIAPEGAKVVVHYNSPSSKDGAEKTAGEVEAAGGKAVVHGADLTKVAGIEGLFDAAVGAFGKVDCMVNTAGMVIKKPMTETSEEEFDKMFAVNCKAAYFMMREAAKRLEDGGKIVTIVTSLLAAYTGLYSVYAGSKAPVEHFTRALSKELFGRNISVNNIAPGPMDTGFFYPAETDDSIAYHKSSAMNGDLTKIEDIAPYVKFLLTDGWWLNGQTLFINGGYTTR, via the coding sequence GTGCCCACCCCCGCCCGCACCCTCAAGGACAAGGTCGTCGTCATCGGCGGCGCCTCGCGCAACCTCGGCAGCCTCATCGCCAGGGAGATCGCCCCCGAAGGGGCCAAGGTCGTCGTCCACTACAACAGCCCGTCCTCCAAGGACGGCGCGGAGAAGACCGCCGGTGAGGTCGAGGCCGCCGGCGGCAAGGCGGTCGTGCACGGCGCGGACCTGACCAAGGTGGCCGGGATCGAGGGGCTGTTCGACGCCGCCGTCGGGGCGTTCGGCAAGGTCGACTGCATGGTGAACACCGCGGGCATGGTCATCAAGAAGCCGATGACCGAGACGTCCGAGGAGGAGTTCGACAAGATGTTCGCCGTCAACTGCAAGGCGGCGTACTTCATGATGCGGGAGGCCGCCAAGCGCCTGGAGGACGGCGGCAAGATCGTCACCATCGTGACCTCGCTGCTCGCCGCCTACACCGGCCTGTACTCCGTCTACGCCGGCAGCAAGGCGCCCGTCGAGCACTTCACCCGGGCGCTGTCCAAGGAGCTGTTCGGCCGGAACATCTCCGTCAACAACATCGCTCCGGGCCCGATGGACACCGGGTTCTTCTACCCGGCCGAGACGGACGACTCGATCGCGTACCACAAGTCGTCGGCCATGAACGGTGACCTCACGAAGATCGAGGACATCGCGCCGTACGTGAAGTTCCTGCTCACGGACGGCTGGTGGCTCAACGGCCAGACGCTCTTCATCAACGGCGGCTACACCACCCGCTGA
- a CDS encoding response regulator transcription factor has protein sequence MIRVLIADDEPLIRAGIRMILTSAEDIEVVAEAPDGREAVELARRHLVDVALLDIRMPVMDGLDALAELRRTVPGVRALILTTFGERENVLRALRQGGAGFLLKDSAPGELIGAVRAAAAGDAYLSPAATRHVADSLVHTPDTDRAARARARVAELSEREREVLALLGEGLSNADAGRRIHMSEATVKTYVSRILAKLECENRVQAALLARDAGLGA, from the coding sequence GTGATCCGCGTCCTCATCGCCGACGACGAGCCCCTCATCCGGGCGGGCATCCGGATGATCCTCACGTCGGCCGAAGACATCGAGGTCGTGGCGGAGGCGCCGGACGGGCGGGAGGCCGTCGAGCTGGCCCGCCGCCACCTGGTCGACGTGGCGCTGCTCGACATCCGGATGCCGGTGATGGACGGGCTCGACGCCCTCGCCGAACTCCGGCGGACGGTCCCCGGCGTCCGGGCGCTGATCCTGACGACGTTCGGCGAGCGCGAGAACGTCCTACGGGCCCTCAGGCAGGGCGGGGCGGGCTTCCTGCTGAAGGACTCGGCGCCGGGCGAGCTGATCGGCGCCGTCCGCGCGGCCGCCGCCGGCGACGCCTATCTGTCGCCCGCCGCGACCCGGCACGTCGCGGACTCCCTGGTGCACACCCCCGACACCGACCGGGCCGCCCGCGCCCGCGCCCGGGTGGCCGAGCTCAGCGAGCGGGAGCGGGAGGTGCTGGCGCTGCTGGGCGAGGGCCTGTCCAACGCGGACGCGGGGCGGCGGATCCATATGAGCGAGGCCACGGTGAAGACGTACGTGAGCCGGATCCTGGCGAAGCTGGAATGCGAGAACCGCGTCCAGGCGGCCCTGCTGGCCCGGGACGCGGGCCTGGGCGCGTAA
- a CDS encoding sensor histidine kinase — protein MKATSWAEARTWAHGLWRRVVDPGQWTRRRLAWECALALSLAVLAAGTEWLGDHGPVRIAAVTVAVVLLSLVRRALPGTVLIAAAALSSLSGAGMPVLILASWSAGRRIDGAVRALLTFCAAFVVDLAVGLAQVRQSFVLILTLGTLLFLVTSVVPGLTSRYWTQRRTLLQTLRERNAQLLRERQMIAGQARMRERQRIAHDMHDSLGHQLALISVHTGALEVDPELTGRQREAVGVLREASVAAMHELREVVGILKDPGVAEESEPVSRAVAGIEGLVGSAVAAGAQVTFERTGEPRRLAPTADHAAYRIAQEGLTNAYKHAPGARIAVSLRYEPDALVVEVANGPVPDGTGEWVAPVSGGQGLTGLRERARLVGGMVHAGPVEDGFRLAGVIPYETKEAREATFVDAHDDFRQQLPGVPPGDGGPVIDWSDPREEFGNIVSDKKRNGCLIGCGVALVVLVGLVVAAVIGVGMVFEEADKTMVEPRVYNSVRVGEDEAQVRDRLPSGKSFLTSEVTKGLPDDPQGMSCLVLLSTDTSQGLNTDTVYRFCFKDGKLAEKREFHVKN, from the coding sequence ATGAAGGCGACATCCTGGGCTGAGGCGAGAACGTGGGCCCATGGCCTGTGGCGGCGGGTGGTGGACCCCGGCCAGTGGACGCGGCGGCGGCTGGCCTGGGAGTGCGCGCTCGCCCTCTCGCTCGCGGTGCTCGCCGCGGGCACCGAATGGCTCGGCGACCACGGTCCCGTACGCATCGCGGCGGTGACCGTCGCCGTCGTGCTGCTCTCCCTGGTGCGCAGGGCCCTGCCCGGCACCGTGCTGATCGCGGCCGCCGCCCTGTCCTCGCTGAGCGGCGCCGGGATGCCGGTCCTCATCCTGGCCAGCTGGTCCGCCGGGCGCAGGATCGACGGGGCCGTCCGGGCCCTGCTGACGTTCTGCGCGGCCTTCGTCGTGGACCTGGCCGTCGGCCTGGCGCAGGTCCGCCAGTCGTTCGTGCTGATCCTCACCCTCGGCACCCTGCTCTTCCTGGTGACCTCGGTGGTCCCCGGCCTCACCAGCCGCTACTGGACCCAGCGCCGGACCCTGCTCCAGACCCTGCGGGAGCGCAACGCCCAGCTGCTCCGCGAGCGCCAGATGATCGCCGGGCAGGCGCGGATGCGGGAGCGCCAGCGCATCGCCCACGACATGCATGACAGCCTCGGCCACCAGCTCGCCCTCATCAGCGTGCACACCGGCGCCCTGGAGGTCGACCCGGAGCTGACCGGGCGGCAGCGGGAGGCCGTCGGGGTGCTGCGCGAGGCCTCGGTGGCCGCGATGCACGAGCTGCGCGAGGTCGTCGGCATCCTCAAGGACCCCGGCGTCGCCGAAGAGAGCGAGCCGGTGTCCCGCGCGGTGGCCGGGATCGAGGGCCTCGTCGGGTCGGCGGTGGCCGCCGGCGCCCAGGTCACCTTCGAGCGGACGGGCGAGCCGCGCCGGCTGGCCCCGACCGCCGACCACGCCGCGTACCGCATCGCCCAGGAAGGGCTCACGAACGCCTACAAGCACGCGCCCGGCGCCCGGATCGCCGTGAGCCTGCGCTACGAGCCGGACGCCCTGGTCGTGGAGGTCGCGAACGGCCCCGTCCCGGACGGCACCGGGGAGTGGGTCGCGCCCGTCAGCGGCGGCCAGGGGCTCACCGGGCTGCGGGAGCGGGCCCGGCTCGTCGGCGGCATGGTCCACGCGGGCCCGGTCGAGGACGGCTTCCGGCTCGCCGGGGTGATCCCGTACGAGACCAAGGAGGCCCGCGAGGCGACCTTCGTCGACGCGCACGACGACTTCCGGCAGCAGCTCCCGGGGGTCCCGCCGGGCGACGGTGGACCGGTCATCGACTGGTCGGATCCGCGCGAGGAGTTCGGGAACATCGTGAGCGACAAGAAGAGGAACGGGTGTCTGATCGGCTGCGGCGTCGCCCTGGTCGTGCTGGTCGGGCTCGTCGTGGCGGCCGTCATCGGCGTGGGCATGGTGTTCGAGGAGGCCGACAAGACGATGGTCGAGCCGCGCGTCTACAACTCGGTGCGGGTCGGCGAGGACGAGGCGCAGGTGCGCGACCGGCTGCCGTCGGGCAAGTCCTTCCTCACCTCCGAGGTGACGAAGGGGCTGCCGGACGACCCGCAGGGGATGTCGTGCCTGGTCCTGCTGTCCACCGACACCTCGCAGGGCCTGAACACGGATACCGTTTACCGCTTCTGCTTCAAGGACGGGAAACTGGCCGAGAAGCGCGAGTTCCACGTCAAGAATTAA
- the dmpI gene encoding 4-oxalocrotonate tautomerase DmpI: MPIVTVQQGPRTVELKRDLVQRITDAFVDAYQIPADAVQVWIHETPADSWGQAGVLTADK; the protein is encoded by the coding sequence ATGCCCATCGTGACCGTCCAGCAGGGCCCCCGCACCGTCGAGCTCAAGCGGGACCTCGTCCAGCGCATCACCGACGCGTTCGTCGACGCCTACCAGATCCCGGCCGACGCCGTGCAGGTCTGGATCCACGAGACCCCCGCCGACAGCTGGGGCCAGGCGGGCGTCCTCACCGCCGACAAGTAG
- a CDS encoding LysR family transcriptional regulator: MELRQLRYFVTVAEELHFGRAAERLHIVQSAVSQQVRRLERELGVEFFDRSPRHVRLTAAGQRFLPEARSVLAAEERARAVAAELTGGRAATLRLGTSTGLGDHLDRVLESLARRAPGLGVELLSAPVRSRLEQVAAGRLDAAFVRAPEEHPGVRLIPVWQDQLVVALPARHPLAAAPDVALADLAALPLRLTDRRNNPPLVDLVVSACRDAGFAPVPGPRSSSLQDTLAAIGAAAPMWTVVYASHARQLRTSRVAFRPVRGEGLSLPTALAVHPTDPPAALATLLAACADHDS; encoded by the coding sequence GTGGAACTGCGTCAGCTCCGGTATTTCGTCACTGTCGCCGAGGAACTGCACTTCGGACGGGCGGCCGAGCGGCTGCACATCGTGCAGTCCGCCGTGAGCCAGCAGGTCCGCCGGCTGGAACGGGAGCTCGGCGTCGAGTTCTTCGACCGCTCGCCACGCCACGTCCGCCTCACCGCCGCCGGACAGCGCTTCCTGCCCGAGGCCCGGTCCGTGCTCGCGGCCGAGGAACGGGCGCGCGCCGTCGCCGCCGAACTGACCGGGGGCCGCGCCGCCACCCTCCGCCTCGGCACCAGCACCGGGCTCGGCGACCACCTGGACCGGGTGCTGGAATCGCTCGCCCGCCGCGCCCCCGGCCTCGGCGTCGAACTCCTCTCGGCGCCCGTCCGGTCGCGCCTGGAGCAGGTCGCCGCGGGCCGGCTGGACGCCGCGTTCGTCCGCGCCCCCGAGGAGCACCCCGGGGTGCGGCTGATACCCGTGTGGCAGGACCAGCTGGTGGTGGCCCTGCCCGCCCGGCACCCGCTGGCCGCGGCCCCCGACGTCGCCCTCGCGGACCTGGCCGCGCTGCCGCTGCGGCTCACCGACCGCCGCAACAACCCGCCCCTGGTCGACCTGGTCGTCTCGGCCTGCCGGGACGCGGGCTTCGCCCCCGTGCCCGGCCCCCGGTCGAGCAGCCTCCAGGACACCCTGGCCGCGATCGGCGCCGCCGCACCCATGTGGACCGTGGTCTACGCCTCGCACGCCCGGCAGCTGCGGACGAGCCGGGTGGCCTTCCGGCCCGTGCGCGGCGAGGGGCTCTCCCTGCCGACCGCGCTCGCCGTGCACCCCACCGACCCGCCCGCCGCGCTCGCCACCCTGTTGGCCGCCTGCGCCGATCACGATTCGTGA
- a CDS encoding 4'-phosphopantetheinyl transferase family protein, translating into MRRPPRPARPHHAPAPAGQGTIGVLRWTGGDGDGGAEAGLHPAERDLLTGRSPGRRRDFTAGRHAAAEALRLLGRPGPVLRDGRRPRFPAGVRGSISHCEGAVAVCLATVREDVLGVGVDIERVGRLGASAARLVCTERERARLRPGPGGGARLTAVFSAKEAFYKAFSALEPAREPTFHEVEVAFLEDGRLAFATADGLLPRGTTATGRIGTVGPYVRTSVLLRA; encoded by the coding sequence GTGAGGCGGCCGCCCCGGCCGGCCCGCCCGCACCACGCCCCGGCACCGGCCGGCCAGGGGACCATCGGCGTGCTGCGCTGGACGGGCGGCGACGGTGACGGGGGCGCCGAGGCGGGCCTGCACCCGGCGGAGCGCGACCTGCTGACCGGCCGTTCGCCGGGCCGGCGCCGGGACTTCACGGCCGGCCGGCACGCCGCCGCCGAGGCGCTGCGGCTGCTGGGGCGGCCGGGCCCGGTGCTGCGCGACGGCCGCCGGCCGCGCTTCCCCGCCGGGGTGCGCGGCTCGATCAGCCACTGCGAGGGCGCCGTCGCGGTGTGCCTGGCCACCGTCCGTGAGGACGTCCTCGGCGTCGGCGTGGACATCGAGCGCGTCGGCAGGCTCGGCGCCTCCGCCGCCCGCCTGGTGTGCACCGAACGCGAACGCGCCCGGCTCCGGCCCGGCCCCGGCGGCGGCGCCCGCCTGACCGCCGTGTTCTCCGCCAAAGAGGCCTTCTACAAGGCGTTCTCGGCCCTGGAGCCGGCGCGGGAACCGACGTTCCACGAGGTGGAGGTGGCCTTCCTGGAGGACGGCCGGCTGGCCTTCGCCACCGCCGACGGCCTGCTGCCGCGCGGCACGACCGCGACCGGCCGGATCGGCACCGTGGGACCGTACGTACGGACGTCGGTGCTCCTACGGGCGTGA
- a CDS encoding LLM class F420-dependent oxidoreductase yields the protein MLLRIHTEPSERGASYDTLLRVARATEDLGFDALFRSDHYLQFGGHGRTPGPSDAWVTLAGLARDTRRIRLGTLVSPATFRAPGQLAVQVAQVDGMSGGRVELGLGAGWFEAEHQAYGMPFPGKRFDRLEEQLRIIRGLWTTPGDQRFDFTGEHFTLTGAQPTLPPVQRPHPPVIVGGTGAVRTPALAAAYADEYNAAFVTPEQAGVQYGRIRKALAENGRGEDAMRFSVIQSVCVGRTDAEIARRAEAAGEELPDTAFRGTPAQVVEQIARFAEAGAERAYLRFLDLDDLDHLELIASEVLPHFAS from the coding sequence ATGCTGCTCCGTATCCACACCGAGCCGTCCGAGCGCGGGGCTTCGTACGACACCCTGCTGCGCGTCGCGCGGGCCACCGAGGACCTGGGCTTCGACGCGCTGTTCCGCTCCGACCACTACCTCCAGTTCGGCGGGCACGGCCGCACGCCCGGCCCGTCGGACGCCTGGGTGACACTGGCGGGCCTGGCCCGGGACACCCGGCGCATCCGCCTCGGCACCCTCGTGAGCCCCGCGACCTTCCGCGCCCCCGGACAGCTGGCCGTCCAGGTGGCGCAGGTCGACGGCATGTCCGGCGGCCGCGTCGAACTCGGCCTCGGCGCCGGATGGTTCGAGGCCGAGCACCAGGCGTACGGGATGCCGTTCCCGGGCAAGCGCTTCGACCGGCTGGAGGAGCAGCTGCGCATCATCCGCGGCCTCTGGACCACCCCCGGCGACCAGCGCTTCGACTTCACCGGTGAGCACTTCACGCTGACCGGCGCCCAGCCCACCCTGCCGCCGGTGCAGCGCCCCCACCCGCCGGTCATCGTCGGCGGTACGGGCGCGGTGCGCACCCCGGCGCTGGCCGCCGCGTACGCCGACGAGTACAACGCCGCGTTCGTCACCCCCGAGCAGGCGGGCGTGCAGTACGGGCGGATCCGCAAGGCGCTGGCGGAGAACGGGCGCGGCGAGGACGCCATGCGCTTCTCCGTCATCCAGTCCGTGTGCGTCGGCCGGACCGACGCGGAGATCGCCCGCAGGGCCGAGGCGGCGGGCGAGGAGCTCCCCGACACCGCCTTCCGCGGCACCCCGGCGCAGGTGGTGGAGCAGATCGCGCGCTTCGCCGAGGCCGGCGCGGAGCGCGCCTACCTGCGGTTCCTGGACCTGGACGACCTGGACCACCTCGAACTGATCGCCTCCGAGGTGCTGCCGCACTTCGCGTCGTGA